Proteins encoded within one genomic window of Jiangella mangrovi:
- a CDS encoding sortase domain-containing protein gives MREVRVAPPRPDPRHRRTRPRALPWLIAPLLLALAAWWGMSQFEGPAARPEAEPTPTPSGPYDPTEQSAVPGAPVGTAEGLYTLLLPLLGTQAPVIEIASDAERVLLPPKDPLLGGWWRDGAAPGAETGSAVVVGHAVEGGEAAFNDVARLNRGDNVLISGPDVEQWYRVDTVETMTPADLAARADEMFAQDGPGRLVLVTCADWNGTGFRANVVVTAVPT, from the coding sequence GTGCGGGAAGTGCGGGTCGCGCCGCCGCGCCCGGATCCCCGGCACCGCCGGACCCGGCCGCGGGCGCTGCCGTGGCTGATTGCGCCGCTGCTGCTGGCGCTGGCCGCATGGTGGGGGATGAGCCAGTTCGAGGGCCCGGCGGCCCGGCCCGAGGCGGAGCCGACGCCGACGCCGTCGGGACCCTATGACCCGACGGAGCAGTCCGCGGTCCCCGGTGCTCCGGTCGGGACGGCCGAGGGCCTCTACACGCTGCTGCTGCCACTGCTGGGAACGCAGGCGCCGGTCATCGAGATCGCCAGCGACGCCGAGCGCGTCCTGCTGCCGCCGAAGGACCCGCTGCTCGGCGGCTGGTGGCGCGACGGTGCCGCGCCCGGCGCCGAGACCGGGTCGGCGGTCGTCGTCGGCCACGCGGTCGAGGGTGGTGAGGCGGCCTTCAACGACGTCGCGCGGCTGAACCGGGGCGACAACGTCCTGATCAGCGGGCCCGACGTCGAGCAGTGGTACCGCGTGGACACGGTCGAGACGATGACCCCGGCCGACCTCGCCGCCCGCGCCGACGAGATGTTCGCTCAGGACGGACCGGGCCGGCTCGTGCTCGTGACCTGCGCCGACTGGAACGGGACGGGGTTCCGCGCCAACGTGGTGGTCACCGCCGTGCCGACCTGA
- a CDS encoding alpha/beta fold hydrolase has translation MSLPVVLIHAFPLTPAVFDGVTERLPGTTVIAPALRGFGGPDAAGEPSLDTYADDVAAELDRRGVERAVVGGLSLGGYVTMAMLRRHPDRVAGVILMDTKASEDTDEARANRLRMADAVEKHGTRALRPMLDTLLGATTHRDRPGLVTQVTAWLDAARPDGVAWAQRAMAARPPSFDTLHDAAARGLEAATVVVGAEDTMTGPDEAAAMASALGGVTVHVVDEAGHLSPLERPDVVAAILRETTLSP, from the coding sequence ATGAGCCTGCCGGTGGTGCTGATCCATGCGTTCCCGCTGACGCCGGCGGTGTTCGACGGCGTCACGGAACGGCTGCCGGGCACGACGGTCATCGCGCCGGCCCTGCGCGGGTTCGGCGGGCCGGACGCGGCCGGCGAGCCGTCGCTCGACACCTATGCCGACGACGTCGCGGCGGAGCTGGACCGGCGCGGCGTCGAGCGGGCGGTCGTCGGCGGGCTGTCGCTGGGCGGCTACGTCACCATGGCCATGCTCCGTCGGCACCCGGACCGCGTCGCCGGGGTGATCCTCATGGACACCAAGGCGAGCGAGGACACCGACGAGGCGCGGGCCAACCGGCTGCGCATGGCCGACGCGGTCGAGAAGCACGGCACCCGGGCGCTGCGGCCCATGCTCGACACCCTGCTCGGTGCGACGACGCACCGGGACCGGCCCGGCCTCGTCACACAGGTGACGGCCTGGCTGGACGCCGCCCGGCCCGACGGCGTCGCCTGGGCGCAGCGCGCCATGGCCGCGCGGCCGCCGTCGTTCGACACCCTGCACGACGCCGCGGCGCGTGGACTCGAAGCTGCCACCGTCGTCGTCGGCGCCGAGGACACCATGACCGGCCCGGACGAGGCCGCCGCCATGGCCTCGGCTCTCGGCGGGGTGACGGTGCACGTCGTCGACGAGGCCGGGCACCTGTCGCCGCTGGAGCGGCCCGACGTCGTCGCCGCGATCCTGCGGGAGACGACGCTCAGCCCTTGA
- a CDS encoding sensor histidine kinase, with the protein MSGLRGAGLNPARWPVRVRLTALYSGAFALAGAVLVTVTYLLVSESLVRPNAPGGSTRETDRLDQPLDIDAIRAAVDAYRNDVLDRLLLWSLIALAAGLVLAVCLGWLLAGRALRPLQRVTETARRVADRNLHERIDLQGPDDELKELADTFDAMLERLDHSFDAQRRFVANASHELRTPLAVNRTLLEVALGDPSVSDDLKRLAPTILATNERSERLVEGLLTLARSEQAVTAPEPVDLREIAAYVLQQERREASARSVTVTSALEPAATTGNAVLLERLVANLVRNAVVHGGDGAEVRVWTGPDPAGGGVALQVENTGPVLAPYEVGGLFEPFRRGNGRTAGGDGVGLGLSIVRSVAHAHGGTATAHARDDGGLLVRVALPAGG; encoded by the coding sequence ATGAGCGGCCTGCGGGGCGCCGGGCTGAACCCGGCGCGCTGGCCGGTCCGGGTGCGGCTCACCGCGCTCTACTCCGGGGCGTTCGCGCTGGCCGGCGCCGTCCTGGTGACCGTGACGTACCTGCTGGTGTCGGAGTCGCTGGTGCGCCCGAACGCGCCCGGCGGCAGCACCCGCGAGACGGACCGGCTGGACCAGCCGCTGGACATCGACGCGATCCGCGCCGCCGTCGACGCCTACCGCAACGACGTCCTGGACCGGCTGCTGCTGTGGTCGCTGATCGCGCTGGCCGCGGGGCTGGTACTGGCGGTCTGCCTGGGCTGGCTGCTGGCCGGCCGGGCGCTGCGGCCGCTGCAGCGGGTCACCGAGACCGCGCGCCGGGTCGCCGACCGCAACCTGCACGAGCGCATCGACCTGCAGGGCCCGGACGACGAGCTGAAGGAGCTCGCCGACACCTTCGACGCCATGCTGGAACGGCTGGACCACTCGTTCGACGCCCAGCGCCGCTTCGTCGCCAACGCGTCGCACGAGCTGCGCACGCCGCTCGCCGTCAACCGGACGCTGCTCGAGGTGGCGCTGGGCGACCCGTCCGTCTCCGACGACCTCAAGCGGCTGGCCCCGACCATCCTCGCCACCAACGAGCGCAGCGAGCGGCTGGTCGAGGGGCTGCTCACGCTGGCCCGGTCCGAGCAGGCGGTCACGGCCCCGGAGCCCGTCGACCTGCGCGAGATCGCCGCGTACGTGCTGCAGCAGGAGCGCCGCGAGGCCTCGGCGCGGTCGGTGACGGTGACGTCGGCGCTCGAGCCCGCGGCGACGACGGGGAACGCCGTCCTGCTGGAGCGGCTGGTCGCCAACCTGGTCCGCAACGCCGTCGTGCACGGCGGCGACGGCGCGGAGGTCCGGGTCTGGACCGGCCCGGACCCGGCCGGCGGCGGCGTCGCACTGCAGGTCGAGAACACCGGCCCGGTCCTCGCCCCGTACGAGGTCGGCGGCCTGTTCGAGCCGTTCCGCCGGGGCAACGGCCGCACCGCCGGTGGCGACGGCGTCGGGCTCGGCCTGTCGATCGTCCGCTCCGTCGCCCACGCCCACGGCGGCACCGCCACCGCGCACGCCCGCGACGACGGCGGTCTCCTCGTCCGCGTCGCTCTCCCCGCCGGGGGCTAG
- a CDS encoding peptidoglycan-binding protein → MSRRPVWASVGLVTLAAAGAGGWLIGRDDTGQAAASESAEPAATATVELGTLTATETWSATLGHGEPTTVSAAAAGVLTRVADAGTDVTRGSVLFHVDERPVVLLLGAVPMYRDLDVGAEGADVEQLEANLAALGYTGFTADDEYTANTAEAVEDWQDDLGVESPDGVVGRSDVVFLAAGGRVDAPAAVGATLQPGTAVVELTGTAQVVDLELDPADADLVAAGTAVTVVLPDGTELAGTVGSTELAAADSAADPAASGEAEDVTVAEIALTDPDGLAAAEPAGTTVDVELAVDSRADVLTVPVNALLALAEGGYGLEVVADDGTTSVVAVQTGLFADGRVEVSGDGIADGVVVGTAGR, encoded by the coding sequence GTGAGCCGCCGGCCCGTATGGGCGTCGGTGGGCCTGGTCACGCTGGCCGCGGCCGGCGCTGGCGGCTGGCTGATCGGCCGCGACGACACCGGCCAGGCCGCCGCCTCCGAGAGCGCCGAGCCGGCCGCCACGGCCACCGTCGAGCTCGGCACCCTGACGGCGACGGAGACATGGAGCGCGACGCTCGGGCACGGGGAGCCGACGACGGTGTCCGCCGCGGCCGCCGGGGTGCTCACCCGGGTCGCCGACGCGGGCACCGACGTCACCCGGGGCAGCGTGCTGTTCCATGTCGACGAGCGGCCGGTCGTGCTGCTGCTCGGCGCGGTCCCGATGTACCGCGACCTCGACGTGGGGGCCGAGGGCGCCGACGTCGAACAACTGGAGGCCAACCTGGCGGCGCTCGGCTACACCGGCTTCACCGCCGACGACGAGTACACGGCCAACACCGCCGAGGCCGTCGAGGACTGGCAGGACGACCTCGGCGTGGAGTCGCCAGACGGCGTGGTCGGGCGGTCGGACGTGGTGTTCCTGGCGGCGGGTGGGCGGGTGGACGCGCCGGCCGCGGTCGGCGCGACGTTGCAGCCCGGCACGGCGGTCGTGGAGCTGACGGGCACCGCGCAGGTCGTGGACCTCGAGCTGGACCCGGCCGACGCCGACCTCGTCGCCGCCGGGACCGCCGTCACCGTCGTACTGCCGGACGGGACGGAGCTGGCCGGGACGGTCGGCTCCACGGAACTGGCGGCGGCGGACAGCGCGGCGGACCCGGCCGCGTCGGGCGAAGCCGAGGACGTCACCGTCGCGGAGATCGCACTCACCGACCCCGACGGCCTGGCCGCCGCCGAGCCGGCCGGCACCACCGTCGACGTCGAGCTGGCGGTCGACTCGCGGGCCGATGTGCTGACGGTCCCGGTCAACGCGCTGCTGGCGCTCGCGGAGGGCGGCTACGGCCTGGAGGTCGTCGCCGACGACGGCACGACCTCCGTCGTCGCCGTCCAGACCGGGTTGTTCGCCGACGGCCGGGTCGAGGTCAGCGGCGACGGGATCGCCGACGGCGTCGTGGTCGGGACGGCGGGCCGATGA
- a CDS encoding ABC transporter permease, whose amino-acid sequence MSGRRGGPVVGVEPSRLRPRDVLRVAGSGLRARPLRAVLSALGIAVGIAAMVAVVGISASSREQVNQQLDALGTNLLTVAPGTTLRGETATLPPSSVEMVARIAPVTSVSATGAVPDAAVYRTDAIDPAQTNGLAVLAARPDLLGTVGGTVSDGRWLDDALGSFPAVVLGSTAAERLGVTRTDGSVAVWLGGSWFTVVGVLDPVPLAPELDSSALVGWSVAASLLDFDGSPTMLYERSEEAQVDAVRSVLPATVNPENPEEVTVSRPSDALAAQAATDETLTTLLLALGGVALLVGGIGVANTMVIAVLERRSEIGLRRALGATRAHVRRQFLGESVLLAALGGVGGALLGGAVTAVFAASRGWPPALPSWVLVGAAGATIVVGALAGAYPAARAARMSPTAALTTG is encoded by the coding sequence ATGAGCGGGCGACGAGGCGGGCCCGTCGTCGGCGTCGAGCCGTCGCGGCTGCGGCCTCGGGACGTGCTGCGGGTCGCCGGGTCCGGGCTGCGGGCGCGGCCGCTGCGGGCGGTGCTGTCGGCGCTGGGCATCGCGGTCGGGATCGCGGCGATGGTCGCCGTCGTCGGCATCTCCGCGTCCAGCCGCGAGCAGGTGAACCAGCAGCTCGACGCGTTGGGGACCAACCTGCTCACGGTGGCACCCGGAACGACGCTGCGCGGCGAAACCGCCACGCTGCCGCCGTCGAGCGTGGAGATGGTCGCCCGGATCGCCCCGGTGACCTCGGTGAGCGCGACCGGCGCGGTGCCGGACGCCGCGGTGTACCGCACGGACGCGATCGACCCCGCCCAGACGAACGGCCTGGCGGTCCTGGCGGCGCGGCCGGACCTGCTCGGGACCGTCGGCGGCACCGTCTCCGACGGGCGCTGGCTCGACGACGCCCTCGGCTCGTTCCCAGCCGTCGTGCTGGGGTCGACGGCGGCCGAGCGGCTCGGGGTGACCCGGACCGACGGCTCGGTGGCGGTGTGGCTGGGCGGCTCGTGGTTCACGGTCGTCGGCGTTCTCGACCCGGTGCCGCTGGCACCGGAGCTGGACTCGTCGGCGCTGGTCGGCTGGTCCGTCGCGGCGTCGCTGCTGGACTTCGACGGATCGCCGACGATGCTCTACGAGCGGTCCGAAGAGGCGCAGGTCGACGCCGTCCGGTCGGTGCTGCCGGCGACCGTCAACCCGGAGAACCCCGAGGAGGTCACGGTGAGCCGGCCGTCCGACGCCCTGGCCGCCCAGGCGGCGACCGACGAGACGCTGACGACGCTGCTGCTGGCGCTCGGCGGGGTGGCGCTGCTGGTCGGCGGGATCGGCGTGGCGAACACCATGGTCATCGCGGTGCTGGAACGGCGCTCGGAGATCGGGCTCCGGCGGGCGCTGGGGGCGACGCGGGCGCACGTGCGCCGGCAGTTCCTCGGCGAGTCGGTGCTGCTGGCGGCGCTGGGCGGGGTCGGCGGAGCCTTGCTGGGCGGGGCCGTGACGGCGGTGTTCGCGGCGTCGCGCGGCTGGCCGCCGGCGCTGCCGTCGTGGGTGCTGGTGGGCGCGGCCGGCGCGACGATCGTCGTCGGCGCCCTGGCCGGGGCGTACCCCGCCGCCCGTGCCGCCCGGATGTCCCCGACCGCCGCGCTGACGACGGGCTGA
- a CDS encoding ABC transporter ATP-binding protein, whose translation MSDAVVELAGVVREYPGSPPVRALDGVDLRIRAGELVAIVGPSGSGKSTLLHVLGTLDRADAGTVRIDGHDVGALSDAQLSALRAWRIGFVFQQFFLAPGVSALDNVADGLLYTGLSLRERRDRAHDGLAAVGLTQRESHKPNQLSGGERQRVAVARALAGSPSLLLADEPTGNLDTVAGRGVVELLHDLHRAGTTVVVITHDLDVAGSLPRQVHLRDGRIERDGAQ comes from the coding sequence ATGAGCGACGCCGTGGTGGAGTTGGCGGGCGTGGTGCGCGAGTACCCCGGGTCTCCCCCGGTGCGGGCGCTCGACGGGGTCGACCTGCGGATCCGGGCGGGTGAGCTGGTCGCGATCGTCGGGCCGTCGGGGTCGGGGAAGTCGACGCTGCTGCACGTGCTCGGGACGCTGGACCGGGCCGACGCCGGGACGGTGCGGATCGACGGGCACGACGTCGGCGCGCTGTCCGACGCCCAGCTGTCCGCACTGCGGGCCTGGCGCATCGGCTTCGTGTTCCAGCAGTTCTTCCTGGCGCCGGGGGTGAGCGCGCTGGACAACGTCGCCGACGGGCTGCTCTACACCGGGCTGTCGCTGCGCGAGCGCCGGGACCGTGCGCACGACGGGCTGGCCGCCGTCGGGCTCACGCAGCGCGAGTCGCACAAGCCGAACCAGCTGTCCGGCGGCGAGCGGCAGCGGGTCGCGGTGGCGCGGGCGCTGGCCGGGTCGCCGTCGCTGCTGCTGGCCGACGAGCCGACCGGCAACCTCGACACCGTCGCCGGGCGGGGCGTCGTCGAGCTGCTGCACGACCTGCACCGGGCCGGCACCACGGTCGTCGTCATCACCCACGACCTCGACGTCGCCGGCAGCCTCCCCCGTCAGGTGCACCTGCGCGACGGCCGGATCGAACGGGACGGGGCCCAGTGA
- a CDS encoding response regulator, with product MRVLVVEDETLLADAVATGLRREAIAVDVAYDGDAALDRLGVNDYDVVVLDRDLPGTHGDDVCRSVVAARPATRVLMLTAAADVTDRVDGLGLGADDYLGKPFAFAELVARVRALGRRSREAAPPVLARDGLVLDPARLEVSRDGRPIRLGRKEFGVLEELLRADGAVVSSERLLEKVWDEHTDPFTNVVRVTVMTLRRKLGDPPVVHTVVSAGYRLGGAA from the coding sequence GTGCGCGTGCTGGTGGTCGAGGACGAGACGCTGCTGGCCGACGCCGTCGCCACCGGGCTGCGGCGCGAGGCGATCGCCGTCGACGTCGCGTACGACGGCGACGCCGCGCTGGACCGCCTCGGCGTGAACGACTACGACGTCGTCGTGCTCGATCGCGACCTGCCCGGCACCCACGGCGACGACGTATGCCGCTCGGTGGTCGCGGCCCGGCCGGCGACGCGGGTGCTCATGCTGACGGCGGCGGCGGACGTCACCGACCGGGTCGACGGGCTCGGCCTGGGCGCCGACGACTATCTCGGCAAGCCGTTCGCCTTCGCCGAGCTGGTGGCCCGGGTCCGGGCGCTGGGCCGGCGCAGCCGCGAGGCCGCGCCGCCGGTGCTGGCCCGCGACGGGCTGGTGCTCGACCCGGCCCGGCTCGAGGTCAGCCGCGACGGCCGCCCGATCCGCCTCGGCCGCAAGGAGTTCGGCGTGCTCGAGGAGCTGCTGCGGGCCGACGGCGCCGTCGTCAGCTCCGAGCGGCTGCTCGAGAAGGTGTGGGACGAGCACACCGACCCGTTCACCAACGTGGTGCGGGTGACGGTGATGACGCTGCGGCGCAAGCTCGGCGACCCGCCTGTCGTCCACACCGTCGTGTCGGCGGGCTACCGGCTCGGCGGCGCGGCATGA
- a CDS encoding HNH endonuclease family protein → MRRAVLTLLATLAFVFALVSPANAYPPDPPSPAESADQLADLTVAAPGSSAGYSREKFPHWSPAEGSCNTREMVLVRDGSGVTTGADCYPTGGSWYSVYDQVWIEEPSDVSVDHMVPLANAWRSGASAWTEDRREDFANDLARGQLIAVTASSNSSKGDSDPSEWKPANTNWWCYYARHWTDVKYDWGLTITAAEKNALQDMLGTC, encoded by the coding sequence ATGCGCCGCGCCGTTCTCACCCTCCTCGCCACTCTCGCCTTCGTCTTCGCGCTGGTCAGCCCGGCCAACGCCTACCCGCCGGACCCGCCGTCGCCGGCCGAGTCCGCGGACCAGCTCGCCGATCTGACCGTCGCCGCGCCCGGCTCGAGCGCCGGCTACTCGCGTGAGAAGTTCCCGCACTGGAGCCCCGCCGAGGGCAGTTGCAACACTCGCGAGATGGTGCTGGTGCGCGACGGCTCCGGCGTCACGACGGGCGCCGACTGCTATCCGACCGGCGGGAGCTGGTACAGCGTCTACGACCAGGTCTGGATCGAGGAGCCGAGCGACGTCTCCGTCGACCACATGGTGCCGCTGGCCAACGCCTGGCGCTCCGGCGCCAGCGCGTGGACCGAGGACCGGCGCGAGGACTTCGCCAACGACCTCGCCCGCGGCCAGCTCATCGCCGTCACCGCCTCCAGCAACAGCTCCAAGGGCGACAGTGACCCGTCGGAGTGGAAGCCGGCCAACACGAACTGGTGGTGCTACTACGCACGCCACTGGACCGACGTGAAGTACGACTGGGGCCTCACGATCACGGCCGCGGAGAAGAATGCGTTGCAGGACATGCTGGGCACCTGCTGA
- a CDS encoding 3-hydroxyacyl-CoA dehydrogenase family protein, producing the protein MQITSVGVVGLGTMGAGIAEVFARAGLEVVGVERDEQALDAGRGHVDTSTSRAVKRGKLSEGDAAALRDRITFTTDLAALADAHLVIEAVPERLEIKRDLFGRVDGIVAPTTVIATNTSSLSVTEISVAVSHPERVVGMHFFNPAPVQQLIEVVRTVVTAPEVVQDVTDLARRLGKSPVECGDRAGFVTNALLFGYLNRAAAMVESGHASREDIDAAMTAGLGYPMGPLALLDLIGLDTAHEILGTMYRQGRNRLHAPAPILGQLVTLGFLGRKSGRGFYDYTPGNDGVSAPPAVVTPDKRRVAVLDPTTTGHLAEALAKAGHDVVGDPEGTDSVDVVVAPGDPDTFARLAAATAPGTVLAATGTGPVVASAAASGRPQDVVGLHVAGSTSAVAEVVRTVVSGRPAVDAVAALAASAGLTPVVCADRAGFVVDALLVPYLNDAVAMLETGYASAADVDTAMRLGCRLPAGPFELLDTLGPAAALATLERLHAEVREPGLAPSPLLSQLATAGLRFADI; encoded by the coding sequence CGTCGACACGTCCACGAGCCGCGCAGTGAAGCGCGGGAAGCTCTCCGAAGGGGACGCGGCCGCCCTCCGCGACCGCATCACCTTCACGACCGACCTCGCCGCCCTCGCAGACGCGCACCTCGTCATCGAGGCCGTGCCGGAGCGGTTGGAGATCAAGCGCGACCTCTTCGGCCGCGTCGACGGCATCGTCGCGCCGACGACCGTCATCGCGACCAACACGTCCTCTCTCTCGGTGACGGAGATCAGCGTCGCGGTCTCGCACCCGGAGCGCGTCGTCGGCATGCACTTCTTCAACCCGGCGCCGGTGCAGCAGCTCATCGAGGTCGTCCGCACCGTCGTCACCGCCCCAGAGGTCGTGCAGGACGTCACCGACCTCGCCCGCCGCCTCGGCAAGTCGCCGGTCGAGTGCGGCGACCGCGCGGGGTTCGTCACCAACGCGCTGCTGTTCGGGTACCTCAACCGCGCGGCCGCGATGGTCGAGAGCGGCCATGCGAGCCGCGAGGACATCGACGCCGCGATGACGGCCGGGCTCGGGTACCCGATGGGGCCGCTGGCGCTGCTCGACCTCATCGGCCTCGACACGGCGCACGAGATCCTCGGCACGATGTACCGGCAGGGCCGCAACCGCCTGCACGCGCCCGCGCCCATCCTGGGCCAGCTCGTCACGCTCGGGTTCCTCGGGCGCAAGAGCGGCCGCGGCTTCTACGACTACACACCGGGGAACGACGGCGTCAGCGCACCTCCCGCGGTGGTCACCCCGGACAAGCGCCGCGTCGCGGTCCTCGACCCGACGACGACCGGCCACCTCGCCGAGGCCCTCGCGAAGGCCGGCCACGACGTCGTCGGCGACCCCGAGGGCACGGACAGCGTCGACGTCGTCGTCGCGCCGGGCGACCCGGACACGTTCGCCCGCCTGGCCGCCGCCACCGCGCCCGGCACCGTCCTCGCCGCCACCGGCACCGGGCCGGTCGTCGCCAGCGCCGCCGCCTCGGGACGCCCCCAGGACGTCGTCGGGTTGCACGTCGCCGGCTCGACGAGCGCCGTCGCCGAGGTCGTCCGCACCGTCGTGTCGGGCCGGCCCGCCGTGGACGCCGTCGCCGCCCTCGCGGCGTCCGCCGGCCTCACGCCCGTCGTCTGCGCCGACCGCGCCGGGTTCGTCGTCGACGCGCTGCTGGTGCCGTACCTCAACGATGCCGTCGCGATGCTCGAGACGGGCTACGCGTCGGCCGCCGACGTCGACACCGCGATGCGGCTGGGCTGCCGGCTGCCGGCCGGGCCGTTCGAGCTGCTCGACACGCTCGGCCCGGCGGCCGCGCTGGCGACGCTGGAGCGGCTGCACGCCGAGGTCCGCGAACCGGGGTTGGCGCCGTCGCCGCTGCTGAGTCAGCTCGCGACGGCCGGGTTGCGGTTCGCCGACATCTGA